The DNA window TAGAAGCACTTGGGCAGGGCGCGGTTGGCGCCTTCGGTTTCCATCACGTAGACGGCGTCGGCAATGCCTTCCGGCGGCGGGCCATCGGTGGCCACCCACAGGCGGCCGGCCGGATCGACGGCGAGGTTGTCCGGGTCGGTGAACCAGCCATTGGCCGAAGTGCCGGGATGGAACATGGCGCCGTCCTCTGGCTTGGCGGGGTCGCCGCACAGCACGAACACATCCCACTGAAGATGGTCGGCCGCGTAGTCGGGCTTGTCACTGATGCGGGGCACGGTGATCTCGAGGAGATGGCCGTGCGGGTTGGGGCCGCGCGGGTTGGCGACGTTGACCTGCTTTTTCGCATCGCCTTCGCCCGAGGCGAGGCGCTTTTCGTTTTCGGTCATGGCGACATAGAGCTTGCCGGTGCCCTGGTGGATGATGAAGCCCTCGGGGGAGTCCATCGGCGTGGCGCCGACCAAATCGGCGGCGGCCCGCGTCTTCAGGCAGACGTCGGCCTGGCTGGCAAACCCGGCGGCGGCGGTCAGAGGGCCTTCACCGGCGATCAGCGGCAGCCATTGCATGGAGCCGTCGGCGGAGAATTTGGCCACCGACAGCGTGCCGTGGTCGAGCAGGTTCTTGTTGGCGGCGCGGTCGGTGGGGTTCCAGGGATCGCGCGTGACGAAGCGATAGAGATATTCGAAATCGTCGTCATCGCCCATGAACACGACCAGCCGGCCATCGGGGGCGACGCAGCACTGGGCGCCCTCGTGCGTCATGCGGCCGAGCGCCGTGCGCTTGATCGGCTTGGCTTCGGGGTCGAAGGGGTCGATCTCCACCACCCAGTCAAAGCGCATCCACTCGTTCGGCTCGGTCTCGAAGTTGAGGCGCGGTTCGACGCGGCCGGCGGCGTAGATATCGTTTTCGTCCTCGTCCCAGCCCTGGCGCTCCACCAGTTCCTGGTCGGCGAGCACCTTGTAGTCGCCGGCGAACACGTCCATCGCCCCTTCCTCGCCCGAGAGCATGGTGCCCCAGGGGGTGATGCCGCCGTTGCAGTTGGAGATGGTGCCGAACACGCTGGTGCCGGTCGGGTCGGCCTTGGTCTTCAGTCCGTCGTGGCCGGCGGCGGGGCCGGAGATCGCCATCTCGGTGCCCATGTGGACGCGGCGATTGTACTTGCCGTCGGCGACCACCTGCCATTCGGCGCCGGCCTTGCGCACCTCGACGATGCTGACGCCGACGGAGGCCATCACGGCGCGGATCTGATCCTCCGACATCTTTTCCCGGTAGTCGTCCTTGTTGAGGCCGGGAAACATCAGGAAGGGCGTCGCATATTCGTGGCTGACGACCATCAACCCGTGATCGGAACTATCGGTGCCCCAGGGCAGCGGCAGATATTGCGTGAAGTCGTTGTTGTAGCCGAACTGGCGCGCCGCCGCCGGGCCGTTCAGCGTGGCGAGATCGAACTTCGGGCTGTCGGGGAAAATGCCGTCGCCCCAGCGCAGCAGGATCTGGCGGCGGTAGCCGTCCGGCCAATGGTCGTGTTCGTCGCGCACCCGCTTGAGCTCGGCAAAGTCCAGCCCCTTGCCGTCGGCGGCCATCGCCTGGGGGATGCCGACATGCCGGGCGACCAGGGCCGTCGCCGCTCCGGCGACAAGGCCTTTCAGCAGCGTGCGCCGTTCGATGCCGCGCGCCAGGATCTCGCCATAGGTTTCGCCGAATTCGCGCCGTGCATTGGGTCTTGCGCGTGTTTTCTGCCTGTCCGACATCGATGCCTCCAAATCCAGGGAAAGGTTGGGCGACCACGCCTGAGGCCTCCGGCGAACGCGGGTTCGTCGGAGATGTATAAAGTACTGTTTCAAAACGAATTCTGCGCCGATACGCCGCGCAATCCAGCCGTGCCGCCCTGGCCCTGCGCTAGCCTAGCAACCTTCCACGAAAACTTGGTGACGACCCGCAGGTTTGGATGGGGCCCACTGCTTTCGGTTGACGGAGGATAGCCGGCTGAGATGGGGTACGGGAGGAGACCGTGGGGAGGGAGGCATCGGGCTCCCTGCGTGCTTGGAGCGCGATATTGGCCGCCGGCTCCATCCTGCCTGAGGTCCTCTGCCTTCGCAGAGGATGACAGCTTGATAGATAGCGGGAGCTAACCACTAACCGACCGTGTCCGGGTGCGCTATCCAGCTGTTTCCTATATATAGTTCACCTGTCATCCTCGCGAAGGCGAGGACCTCGGGACGAGAAGGTGGGGAGGGAGGTATCAGGCTCCCTGCGTGCTTGGGGCGCGATATTGGCCGCTTGCTCCATCCTGCCTGAGGTCCTCTGCCTTCGCAGAGGAAGACAGCTTGATAGATAGCGGGAGCTAACCACTAACCGACCGTGTCCGGGTGCGCTATCCAGCTGTTTCCTATATATAATTCACCTTCCCTCCTCGCGAAGGCGAGGACCTCGGGACGAGAAGGTGGGGAGGGAGGTATCAGGCTCCCTGCGTGCTTGGAGCGCGATAGTGGCCGCTGGCTCCAGCCTGCCTGAGGTCCTCTTCTCAAGCGGGGGTGACGGCTTGATCGTTTTTATGGTTGCCCTTGCGCGGGATGGCGGATTGATCGTTGCGTCCGCGTGCGGTCAGGTGAATTATATATAGGAAACAGC is part of the Pleomorphomonas sp. PLEO genome and encodes:
- a CDS encoding PhoX family phosphatase, giving the protein MSDRQKTRARPNARREFGETYGEILARGIERRTLLKGLVAGAATALVARHVGIPQAMAADGKGLDFAELKRVRDEHDHWPDGYRRQILLRWGDGIFPDSPKFDLATLNGPAAARQFGYNNDFTQYLPLPWGTDSSDHGLMVVSHEYATPFLMFPGLNKDDYREKMSEDQIRAVMASVGVSIVEVRKAGAEWQVVADGKYNRRVHMGTEMAISGPAAGHDGLKTKADPTGTSVFGTISNCNGGITPWGTMLSGEEGAMDVFAGDYKVLADQELVERQGWDEDENDIYAAGRVEPRLNFETEPNEWMRFDWVVEIDPFDPEAKPIKRTALGRMTHEGAQCCVAPDGRLVVFMGDDDDFEYLYRFVTRDPWNPTDRAANKNLLDHGTLSVAKFSADGSMQWLPLIAGEGPLTAAAGFASQADVCLKTRAAADLVGATPMDSPEGFIIHQGTGKLYVAMTENEKRLASGEGDAKKQVNVANPRGPNPHGHLLEITVPRISDKPDYAADHLQWDVFVLCGDPAKPEDGAMFHPGTSANGWFTDPDNLAVDPAGRLWVATDGPPPEGIADAVYVMETEGANRALPKCFYIAPVGSECCSPTFTPDGKTVFLSVQHPGELRMADNEDATSIADASTTWPDLTPGQPARPSLVILSRIDDGMI